The nucleotide sequence CCAAGCCAACCTTCCCAAAACCTTCTGGGGTGACGCTATCCTCACTGCCACTTACCTAATCAATCGCACTGCAACGCCCATTCTTCAAGGCAAGACACCTTTTGAGGTACTATTCCACAAACCACCGACTTATCACCACTTACGGGTCTTTGGTTGTCTATGTTTTGCCTCCAACCACCATCACAAAGCATCAAAGTTTGACACACGTTCTGTTCGCTGTATTTTCCTCGGTTATCCTTATGGTACCAAAGGTTATCGGGTATATGATTTAGCCACTGGGAAAAATTTTATTTCTCGAGATGTCATGTTTCATGAGCACATATTTCCATATACTTCCGCTGCCACTCTGTCTAATCCTTTAACACATCAAGTTCCTATTACCACTACTGTACGTCATGTTGTTATGCCATTCTTTCCTTCCCCAACACCATTATTATTGGATGACCAACAACAAACACCACCTATTGTGGCACCCACTACAGCACCTCTAGAAGCAATTATTCCTACCACCACGTCCACTTCAGATGCCGCAACTTCCGATTCTACAACCTTGACACTACCAGAAGCACCTCATAATACCCCTCTTCCTGCTCCTATACCTAAACGAAAGATACAAGCACCCAGCTACCTTCAACAGTATCACGTAGAAGTGTCCTTGCCGACTCGTTCCTTACCGTCGTCTCACTCGGTGTTGGCTGCTCCTAAAGGTATTCTTCATCCCTTGTCTCAAGTTCTCAATTATGATAGACTTTCTGCTGCCCATCGTGTTTTCACCACTTGCATATCAATTGTCAAAGAACCTACCTCCTTTCACCAGGCAGTCAAGGATCCAAAGTGGCGTCTTGCTATGGACGAAGAACTTTCTGCTCTCCATGATAACAACACTTGGTCTCTCCAAGATTTTCCTCCAAACAAGAATCCAGTGGGTTGCAAATGGATTTACAAAATCAAGTTCAATCCAGCTGGAACCGTTGAGCGCTACAAGGCTCGCTTAGTTGCAAAAGGGTACAATCAGGTTGAAGGTTTTAATTATCGTGAAACATTTGCCCCGGTTGCTAAGCTCGTTACTATTCGGTTACTACTTGTTGTGGCATCTTCGACAATTAGATGTCAATAATGCTTTCCTTCATGGTGATCTCGAGGAAGAAGTATACATGTCATTGCCTCCCGGTTACGGAAGAAAGGGGGAGACACGTGTCTGCAAGCTTCACAAGTATTTGTATGGGCTAAAGCAAGCCTCACGTCAATGGTTTATCAAATTGTCCAAAGTACTCGTTCTTGCGGATTTTACTCAATCAAAATCAGATCACTCGTTATTTGTTAGACGCCATGAAACTAGCTTTACCGCTCTCCTTGTTTACGTCGATGACATAATTTTGGCAGGAAATAATCTCCAAGAAATCGAGAGAATTAAAGCTCATCTCATGGAACAATTCAAGCTAAAGGATCTCGGTAACTTGAAATACTTTTTGGGCATAGAGGTATCTCGATCCAAACAAGGAATCACACTTTCACAAAGAAAATATGCACTTGAAATATTGGAGGACATGGGATACTTAGCAGTAAAGCCTGCCAATTCTCCAATGGAGCAGAATTTGTCTCTTAGCAAAACAGATGGTGATTTCATTGCTGAACCATCTTCTTACCGAAGGCTTGTTGGGAGATTAATCTATTTGACCATTACAAGGCCAGATTTGGTGTATCCTGTTCACATCCTCAGTCAATTCATGGACAAGCCTCGCATTCCACACTTAGAAGCTGCGCAACAGATACTACACTACATCAAGAAAACACCTGGACAaggcatttttttttcatccacaAGTTCACTGCAGCTGAATGCTTATTGTGATGCAGATTGGGCTCGATGTCGAGACACACGCAGGTCAACTTCAGGTTATTGTGTTTTTATTGGAAATTCCTTAATTTCTTGGAAAACAAAGAAGCAAGTCACTGTATCCCGCTCAAGTGCAGAGGCGGAATATCGTTCCATGGCATCTGTTTGTTGTGAGATCACTTGGCTACGGAGTGTTCTATATGATCTTGGAATAGAGCATCAACAACCGGTTAAATTATTTTGTGATAATCAATCCGCTCTACATATAGCCTCAAATCCGGTATTTCATGAACGGACAAAACACATAGAAATAAATTGTCACCTTGTTCGCGAAAAGGTTCAAGCCGGAGTAGTCAAAACTTACCATATTTCAACATCAGAACAACCAGCAGATGTTTTCACTAAAGCATTGAGCGTTCCACAATTTTCCAACCTTATCAACAAGTTAGGAATGATCAACATCTATTccaacttgagggggagtgttaaGAATCATGATCCTACCTAATAACTCCCTGATTCTCTTTTGGTTGACTGATTAAGTTTAATGTCTATACTTAATTATTGCCTTGTATAGCTTCTGCTAATTACATCAGTACTTGACTCTCTCTTAGTTGACTGATTTAGTTTAATGTCCATATTTAATTGTTGCTTTGTATAGTCTTTGCTAATAAGCACATTATCATTCCCACATGTATAAAATATAACATCTGTATACTCcacacaatcaataataacagAAGCAATTATCTTCTTTTACATTTTTACTTTAAATACATTATTATTTTCACTatggacaaaaaaaatcactatgTCAAACACAGCCGAGACGCGACACACGGCGGAGCCGCGGCGAAGCCGCACTACCCGCGCTGTAGCACGAGTATCTCGACTaattctttcaaataaaaaattacgaGAACTATAATGCTAATTTCCTAAATACCACTTCTAAACATGTCATGAGGCTACCTATCAACGTGGACTACACTTTAGGAGttcatttttcaatcaaacATTAACACACATACTTAGAATATTTCTTCGTTATTGGTCTCAACTTTATTCACTAATTTTGTCAAATGCTATGAGCCTATGATGAAATATTACCTAATTAGTTCAAAATTTACTTTAACTAACTTGGAAATATATAGATTATTAAAGAATAATggaagtttgattttgagctaaaTCACTTTTCAACTACTCCCAATTATAGAAACGAATGGTGAAATTTAGTGCGTTTCACATTTAAGTCAAATTCGATGTCATTTCACGTGCTTACAAATGGCATATATACCATAGAAATTTCTTTTGAATCTTTGAATCTCCACCTTGATTACCGTTGTAGCATCtttgaaaagataagaaaaccaaaccaaactcttgacattaaaaaaaatggcaattggGACCTCAATTTGAGGTTAATAGCATGGttgttgaaaaacaaaacattaaacaAAGACATTGCCAATAACAAGTAGcaactatatatgttttttttagaggtagTAGCAACTATACTTgttctaataataatatttcaacTCCTCCAATTAACAAACTACCAACTTACATTTACCCATGAGAAAAACTATGCTTGTTTTAGTTTGTATATAAATAAAGTATCATAGCATGCGGTTGTTAGAAATAAACTTCACAAAATAATTgagattaatttatttattttttataatatttgagattaattaaaaggacttgtttctcatattagatatatttttataactaaCTGTTTGTGACTTCTAGGGAACCTAAATCCCTTAGGTGAAGCATCATATTGAATTGGATGAACATAAAAATTCGAGGTGGTCAAATCATCACACTAGATTAAGTAATTAGACCGTGAGTTTGGACACAACATCATCACTTAAAATCTgaaaacattaaatatatagGTCCTCTCAGTTATATGTTGTTCAAGTTCTATTTTTTCATCTAATATGGAACGTCGTACTCACACTTCTTCGGCTTGAAAGTCACACCTAATTGGttgttcaattattttatagataaataacagtttttttacttatttgtcCTTTAGGAAAGCGAAATGCTACTTAGTATAGTGTTTAGTTTAGGTACTTTGTCAAAAATTTGTCTGGTTTTCAAACTTTGCCTTATTTATTTGACCATGGAGCCAAAAATCTACAACAACCCATACAAATACACAACCATGTCATTATCTCACAACCACCAATTCACATGTAAATGTTGCACCTTTGGTTCTTTGTGAGCATTACCCGGAACAACAAAATTTGACTTGTTAAGTATATTGTTATCATTACTTAATAAATTTGCTAGCTCTTTAGTGCTTCAAACAAGTGAGaaaccaaactcaaattttTGTTACCATATTTTGTGTAGTTTTACATTCTAATAATGGGAAATAGTTTAGGTGGAAAAAAATCCACAAAGGTGATGAAAATTGATGGTGAAACATTCAAGCTAAAGACACCGGTGAAAGCCGGTGAAGTGCTTAAGGATCACCCTGGTCTTGTCTTGTTAGAATCCGAGGAAGTGAAGCATTATGGAGTTAGAGCAAAACCATTGGAAGCACACAAAGAGTTGAAGCCAAAAAGACTCTATTTTCTTGTGGAACTTCCAAAGGAAAGTCGGGTTACAAGAAGGGTTCGTTCGGTGATTAATATGAGTGCTAAAGACAGACTCGAGAGTCTGTCTTTAGCTCGAAGGTCAGCTTCTGACCTTACGATTATGAAACCAATGAACGACTTTGAGGTGGGAAAAGAAGATTTGACGAATGGCGGGGTGAGGTTGAAAATGAGACTTCCAAAGGCAGATGTTGAGAAGTTGATGCAAAGTAGTAAAGATGAGGGTGAGGCTGCCGAGAAGATTATGAGTCTTTGCATGGCTAATGGTAATAATgataagaagatgaaaaaggaaATGCATTGGAAGGGTAGCAGAGGAGTTGGTGAATACAAAAAGGCTTATGAGGTATGATAGAAGAAAcaatataatgtttttgtttgtttttcattttgagCAAAGAGAACGGTTAATCTCCAAAagttatttccatttttaaaaaGACTAAACACGTTTAGtgttttaaaggataaaatatatAACGTTTTCATACAAGTTTTTGGATAAGTAGTTGGAATCACATAGGAAGTTAACATAATGTTGAATCATTTGATCGACTTTATGTTGAATCTTAAagcattaattttgtttttaatatacatactaaaacttcttcttcttttttttttatagaggaaATACATACTAgaatttaagttttattttcttaaaatatttttaacttttcataCCTCATATTATTCAAACTATCTATAGATATTACAAAaaccatttaaaataaaaataatgaatacaTGTGCAAAGAAGAAAGTTAGAGTTACTAACAAACACAATCTTTTTAACGCTCTCTTTTATCGGATAAAATTGTGTTGTACCATCCATCATTTCATGAGAAAAATATATCACATCAAATAAATGTTACATATCACCAAGACCCTTTGCTTATCGTGAGACAACCTATTGAACCAGGTGTTGAGACGAATTTCAAATATATCCATATAAATGtagttttaatttaaacaataaCAATATGCTATAATACAACTTGCAatgtatgttttgttttaaaaaaaaagtgtatgtgTGTAATTTATTAGATCAACAATGGTCGACACATAACATTTCTAATATAAGTTATGACATATTATGCTGAAATTGTAGCTCTATATCAACTATTCAGAataatttttcttatcaatgaTCATCTTACTTGCTTATTTGACCATCATTTAGAGAGGGAGTGGATGACGATGAGTCTATGATGTTAaatgatactccctccattccttttcttttgatgttttagctcTTGATACAAGTTTTAAGGAGcaattaaagtatataaatatttgtgtgttttttacttaaatgtccttatttatcattaaattcagATGTGATAAACCAAAGGTCACAACTactttaatagtttattgtgttttccaacaagggtaaacttgagaaaacaataataaattcactaaaacatcaaaagttttagaatatagttgaagttctaaaacattaaaagaaaaggaatgaaGGGAGTAATATAGATCGTACAAATTTTGCATAATTTAATTGTAAAGATAATATTTAAATGGATGTTTATcttgattcttttatttttatcaatggaAAATTGTGCCAACTAACTTGTGACCGAACGAACATATATGTAACTGTGAAGCATCAGAAAATCATCTATATGTCCATttatgttttcataaaaaaattgtgccAACTAACTCGTgacatattatttatatatatacacacacacactacaTGTGAAGCATCATAAAGTCATCATATACCacgaattattattattctataCATTTTCACTTAGCATCGTATATACTAACTCTCATCCTCTCCCTCTCTAAATGTTGGTCCTGCAGAGGATAAGATTCATCCATAtagatacttttttttacaattttttatttatttagagttGATTGCTATTATTAATGAAAAAGTGGGTGAGAAAATAAATACCTCTATTCATAAACAATCATGCATGCATTATCTAAACAATTTGTAGGTATTAAATCAAATCAACATGCATGATTAATGATTAGAATATATAGTTTGAACCTactaaattgtttatttttggaTTATTATCAACACTTGCAGAGAAGAGTGAGTTTTATGCCAATCAATGAAGGAAGTTGTTCGATATCTGTAGCTTCCTAACCTTGAAGCTAAACTTGGAACCCTCACTGTTGCTGACTTGCTGCTAGTGCTAGCTATCTCCcaaaattaatgaaatttataatgtttttttaatgctTAGTTTAATGTAAGAGCAATACACTTATGTATTATATGAAGAATCACATGTACTgtgattaaaataattaaaacatggTGTTTGTAAGTCATATGCACTGTTATATTTTGCTAGTTTATCTTATTTAACATTACACTTTAAATAATACTAAAATATTTGAGAAAACAATGACTTGAtgcattacttttttttttttaaacaacttgATGCATTACTTATTGAGCTGCAAAATACAGTTTGAATTTGTATATTGGTCACAAAAGTAATAGTTAAAACTTTTCACTTAATCACGAGACATGTTCCTATTCATTCGTAAGTTCCATTTCATTATAAACTTTTTGTCTTACTGTGCAACTATGGAGCTTTCTTATTATATTGATATTGACTTAGTTTATTGGATCaattgaatatatattatatcaaatgttGGATTGTTATAATAATTGTATCCACCACAAACTCTACAGCCGCCGCCGTCTGAaccaatttttgcttatatctTGTGATGGAAGGAGTATAAAATATTGTCCCACAAATTATTAGATGCATAAAACATTAGAACAAATAATATCTTACCATACTCATACATAGGTTAGGATAAAATCTAACTTGATTTATATCTTATCTTACTcttattcttctctctctcttgttCAATGTTTCTGAAAGCAATGCTTATTATTCTATCATCCTAACTGGTGTAACATCACTTAGTCATTCTAGCCACCATCTAGCAAATTGATGgcaaaaaaaagtatttcatATCAAAGCTTCAAGCTTTCTTGTTAACAGAGAAGAGAAATCTACTAaatgctatatatatattatttgagttGTGTTTCATTACTTCATGAAGGTCATATTAGATTTCAAAATAAGGCATATGCCGCGTAGTGAAGACCAGCAAGGAATGATATAAGAGATATCATAATCAAGCTCTTCCGGTGCGCCTTCCAACTTTAAGCGCCAATTCAGTATCAATTTTGAGGGAGATATCAAGTGCTTTCACTGAATGAGTCAAGGAACCACTGCAGAAAACACATATCAGAGCAATGAAATTTTGTAGGGAAACAGTACCGGTATGCGAGTTTCTAAAAACATTAAGACAATGAAAATGACTAAAGCAAAGCTAGTATCAAAGGAAACATCATTACGTTTTATGATACTAGATGTTATGAAGTGCAGTGGAAGAAAAACTTTACCTAGAAATGTAGGTCACTCCACTTTGCCCGATTTTATGTACTGTATCGATAGTAACATTGCCTGAAGCCTTGAGtcacaaatatgaaaaaatagaaattagttAAGAAAGTGAAGAGGAAGTTATTTAATAAAGTcatcctcaatcaaattcaagaTATCCAAATAATGTCTGAAATTTACCAAATGGCCctaataaaaaactattaaataatGTAAGAAACAAACAAGTCCAATGGAAAAAGGGAGGAAGCTTTAGGAAATGGACAGTGGCccgaaaaaattaaaagaaaataactgtTTTTATTGAAACTAAAGAGAAAATGGAGAATAACATTCTCCCCAAGAATTTCTCCTTCACAAAAAATTTCTCCTTCCAAAGAAACTATCAAATTCACAGAATGATCCTTACATCCCCTATTAATAATCCTCTCTTACTAACCAACTGACCATAACTAACTTTACCTTCTTTCTTAGCCTAATAACGGCCGTGTCAAATTGATGACAACCAAGACCATTACAGCAGTATATTTCACTGCTGCTTCAAGTTCATAACAAAATTAGTTTATTGTATAGAATGTTGACCTCAAGACATAAGGGCCACGTTTGGAGTGTAAACtcagaattttaaaatatgcTTTACATATTTCTGAACAGTATTCCATTTCTGTAGAAGCTTGCACAACAAAGCACACTTGCTAGTTTCTAAACACAGAGAAACAAAAAGAtgatagaaataaaaaacatagtGTTGGAAAGACAGTCTTCGAGAGAATGTTACTTGTGCTCTTCatgtttttaaacaaaaatgacTAATTAAATCATACTCTGAAGCATTTAGTCAAAAAAGGACCAAACAATACGATACAGGTTAAAGAAGCAAATTTAGTCATGAATACCTCAGTTTCAAATCTCCCATTGACCAACCGCACAGCTTCTTTCAGCATAGATATGTCAACATCTCCGTTTGATAAAGGTACAACCATATTATCCAACATTATTCGAGTTAAAGAAGTCTTTGTTTGAGATGCATACTGTAGTACTTCTTCCACTTCCTCAAGAGTCCTAGTCTCAACCTGGGAAAAACACAACCTTACAATATTATATCTGCAGCCAGAACTAGTTCTTTACCAGCATGGACAGCCATATCACGAACACCAGATCTACAAATCCACTTGACTTCAAACCAATCAGTTTAAGATGCATAGCCATTAAATGGATGGACAGACATGTAAATGAATATGACCAATTATATAAAGCTTTGTTAGGCAGTTAGGGAAGTAAAGATGAGGTAATTCAAGGTTAAGATGGGAATTTAAGTTTTAACTACCCTGCAGATATGGCAAGTAGGAGTGGAGGAGGGGGAGTTGTTGTGAAATCTATTaaaggaaatgaaaaaaaaaaaaaataggtgcAATATAGAGAGAGGGattgagaaaattatttattaaggatcaGGGCCTTAAAAAGAATGCGTGAAAGGATGAAAGAGAGTACTACCTCAACCTCCAATTGAAGGCTATTTTTCTCCAGATACAGGTCGACAGCTTTTAGGGCATTTGTAACACCTCCAGCTGTTGATATATGATTATCTTTTATCATAACCATGTCAAACAAACCCATTCTATGATTACGTCCTCCACCAATTAATACCTATACAAGGAAATCAACAATAGTTTATTgagaaattttgatatataaaaatacaaataaatggtCATTTATAAAATCAAGGAAATGGTTCAGAGTGCAGACCGCCCACTTATCCAACAAACGTAAACACGGAGCAGTTTTTCTAGTCTCCAGTATATAAGCAGGGGATGCTGCATTTGCCATTGCCTGTGAAAAACACGATATAAGAaaacaaatgataaatataaCAATGGTAATTTCACAAATCACTAGGCCTGATGAAACGTAACACAACCATCTTTTACCCAATCTAAATTGATTGCATAAATCAACTTTTCTTATTTGTAACCGTAATTTGTTCATTATTATGTTGATAAAAAAGATGGATGAAGCAATATAATCATCACCAATCTGTCAAATTGTTAGGTGTCCTGTGTTATATTGCAACTTGAAAAGTTTTTCCTAAAACTTCTCTTAGGATAAATGTGGCACAACAGGATCAGAAATTGgataaaatgatgaatatttATTGAAGAATAGCCTCGGCCAGTATCCAAGAGAAACAGAACCAGATGTCAAAAATCCTGCATTGCGGACTCTCTTCCTCCTTTTAACcatttcaattcaatattcTCCACGTTACCAATAATTAACTGTGAATCATTCTCAATAGCCTCAAattcctagtgtagttggatgcaaggatCTTCAAGAAGGCGAAAGGCATTCCGATGGTTGAAGAGGTTGGGTGGAAATTTGTGGAGCTAACAAGAACCTTTACAAACATCACACAATATTCATTTTGAAGAAAACagtaaaaatattgaagaaaataaaaataccttGGTTAAAGTTGCAATGCCACTCATCCTCTGCATAAAGTTTAGCACCACCCTTTCCGCTACAACAATGTTATGTGCTCGTCC is from Medicago truncatula cultivar Jemalong A17 chromosome 1, MtrunA17r5.0-ANR, whole genome shotgun sequence and encodes:
- the LOC25482489 gene encoding nicotinate-nucleotide pyrophosphorylase [carboxylating], chloroplastic; the protein is MVLTYKQGYLSPQPFLIRDITSRFPPPLSFSLKLQGQPKLRSIVKMSATEVTNPTISYESFAVKPPLHPTYDLKGIIKLALAEDAGDLGDITCLATIPFDMEVEAYFLAKEDGIVAGIALAEMIFNEVDPSLKVEWSKKDGDFVHKGLQFGKVHGRAHNIVVAERVVLNFMQRMSGIATLTKAMANAASPAYILETRKTAPCLRLLDKWAVLIGGGRNHRMGLFDMVMIKDNHISTAGGVTNALKAVDLYLEKNSLQLEVEVETRTLEEVEEVLQYASQTKTSLTRIMLDNMVVPLSNGDVDISMLKEAVRLVNGRFETEASGNVTIDTVHKIGQSGVTYISSGSLTHSVKALDISLKIDTELALKVGRRTGRA
- the LOC25482488 gene encoding uncharacterized protein At1g66480; protein product: MGNSLGGKKSTKVMKIDGETFKLKTPVKAGEVLKDHPGLVLLESEEVKHYGVRAKPLEAHKELKPKRLYFLVELPKESRVTRRVRSVINMSAKDRLESLSLARRSASDLTIMKPMNDFEVGKEDLTNGGVRLKMRLPKADVEKLMQSSKDEGEAAEKIMSLCMANGNNDKKMKKEMHWKGSRGVGEYKKAYERRVSFMPINEGSCSISVAS